Genomic segment of Helicobacter enhydrae:
ATTTCTCAACTACGAAAACGAAGATAACAAGCAAGATGTATATACATTGGGAAATCTAATCACTCTTTTTAATCAGGCTAATTATTCAACTTTTTGGATCTCTAATCAACTTGGAAAAACACATGGTGGAGTTACTTCAGTCATTGCTACAAGTAGCAAAAAATACAACTTTGCCTCACAATATAAACAAAATTTCGAAGAAGTGTTCCACGATGGCAAACTATTGCCAATCATTGATATGGAACAAAACAGCAACAAGGAAAAATACAATCTTTTTGTAATTCACTTGATGGGAACACACGCTTCCTATGGGAATCGATACCCTCCGCATTTTTCTTTTTTTGATGATTCGCTTTATCACGGAAAAAAACAACGCACAATCGCTCGATATGACAATGCGGTGCTATACAATGATTATGTCGTGAGTGAAATTATCAAAAAGTTTACAAATCGCGATGCGATTGTGATTTATATCTCAGATCACGGCGAAGAACTTTATGAAAATAATAGCGATTTTGCCGGTCATTCTGATGACAGAATCAGCAAACCTATGGTTGAAATCCCAATGCTAGTATATGTCTCCGATCTTTTTATACAAAATCACCCCATACTTTATACACAGCTTCAATCATCGGTTGATTCCAAATATATGACTGATGATCTAATCCATACTATATTGGATATTGCAGGGATCAAAACTCTCGGATTTGATCCGACACGAAGTATCATCAATCAAAAATTCAATCCCAATAGAATCAGAATGATTGGTGGCAAAAATGGCAAAAATTACGATGCAATCAATCGCTAAAATATAAATCTGTTATAATCTCTCAAATCCAAAAAATAGAGAGTATATGAAAATCACAATTGTAGGTTCAGGTTATGTTGGCTTGGTGAGTGGTGCGTGTTTTGCACAGATGGGGAATTGTGTCACTTGCTTTGATGTAGATACACACAAAATCACTGCCCTCAATCAAGCTTCTATCCCTATCTATGAGCCCGGTCTAAAAGAAATCGTCCAAGAAAATCTCAACAAAAACCTATTCTTCACCACCAATCCTCAAGATGCCTACAAAGACGCTTTGGTGATCTTCATAGCCGTTGGCACACCTATGGGCGAAGATGGAAGTGCTGATCTCTCCTATGTGCTTGCAGTTGCCAAACAAATAGGTGCATACATCGATTCATATTGTGTGATTGTAGATAAATCCACCGTCCCTATTGGCACTGCAACCCTTGTGAAAGAGACGATCTCAAGCGAATTGAAAAAACGCAAAATTCATATAGATTTTGATGTGATTAGCAATCCGGAGTTTCTCAAAGAAGGGAAAGCAATCGCAGATTTTATGAGTCCTGATCGTATTGTCATCGGTTCAGATTCTTCAAAAGCAACACAGATAATGCAAGAGCTTTATACCCCATTCACCCTCAAAAAAGAGCGTTTCATCACGATGGACATCAAATCAGCAGAAATGACAAAATACGCAGCCAATGCGATGCTTGCAACCAAAATCAGTTTCATCAATGAAATGAGTCAAATTTGTGAAAAAGTCGGTGCAGATATTAATGCAGTGAGAATCGGGATAGGATCCGATCCTCGAATTGGTTATGATTTTATCTATCCTGGTATTGGCTATGGGGGGAGCTGTTTTCCCAAAGATATTCAAGCACTTGAGAAAATTGCCAAAGATGTCAAATTGCAACCAAAAATACTACAAGCAGTCCAAGCAGTCAATCAAGAGCAAAAAATCCATTTCGTGCATAAAATCACACAATATTTTGGAGAGAAACTTGAGGGCAAAACCTTTGCTATTTGGGGGCTTAGCTTCAAACCAGAGACAGATGATATGCGAGAATCCCCCTCGCTCTTTATCCTCCGCTCCCTACATCAAATGGGGGCAAAACTCCAAGCTTATGACCCAAAAGCTATGGAAAATGCAAAATTTTATCTCAAGGATTTGAAAAATCTTAGCTATTTTCAAGATAAATATTTGGCACTTCAAGATTGCGATGCACTCTGTGTGCTGACAGAATGGCAAGAGTTCCGCTCTCCTGATTTTACGCGTATTGCCTCAAATCTAAAAGCAAAAATCATCTTTGATGGACGCAATATCTATACAAATTGTGATTTTGAAAAGTTTGATTTGACTTACAGATGTATCGGAAAAATCGATGTTTAGCATAGTCACAGTCGTCTATAATGATGTCTCTCATATCCTAGAGACTATACGCTCTGTTACTTCTCAAACCTATCATAAGATTGAATATATTCTTATAGATGGATGGAGTAATGATGGGACAAAGGAAGCTATTTTGGAGTATTTGCACTCAAATACCCAAATCACGCTGCAAAATCAAACAGATTCCAAACTCTATATTGAGGCACTACATTTTCAATATCCAAATCTTAGTTTTAAGTTTTTAAGTGAAAAAGATGAGGGAATCTATGATGCGATGAACAAAGGAATCGCTCTTGCTACAAAAGAATGGATTAATTTTATGAATTGTGGAGATAGGTTTTATGATTGCAATGTGCTTGAAAAAATCTCAAAAGAAAATATCTCTCAATATGATGTAGTGTATGGGGACACTCAAATCATTTATAACCATCAAGCAAAACGCGTTGTATTAGCTCCAATTCATTGCTCCAATATTCGCCTAATGTTTAGAAATTGCTGCCATCAAAGCTTCTTTCTTAAAACTAAAATCCAAAAACAATATCCATTTGATCTTATGTTTAAAATCGCCGCCGATTACAATACAATACACACGATTCTTGACAACAAGTATAACTTCAAAAAAATTGACATCGTTATTGCATCTTTTGCAAATGGTGGAGCTAGTGATAGTGCTAAATTGTCTTGCACAAACGAAATTTTTAAGATAGCTATGCAACATAATCTTAACAGCCCCATAATTCTTACAAAAATCATTCTTTTTTACTATCCTTATGCAACCATAAAACGATTGATAAAAATTTATCTCCCAAAAAAAATTCTGACACCCCTCATCGCTTTGTATCAAAAGACAAAACATGTGTCCTAAAATATCAGTTATCACAACAACCTTTAATAGTCAAGAAACAATCAAAGATACACTTCAATCAATACTTGAGCAAAATTATAAAAACATTGAATGCATTATTATTGATGGAGCAAGTCAAGATCAAACTCTTAATATTATTCAAAAATATAAAGAAAAATTTGACTCCAATCATATTGATTTAAAAATTTTTAGTGAAAAAGATAAGGGAATCTATGATGCGATGAACAAAGGTATTCAAAAAGCCAGTGGAGATGTAATAGGTTTTTTGAATTCTGATGATTTTTTTTTCTCTCCAGACACACTTTTACACATTGCCAAAGCTTTTAATGCACAAAAAACAGATTGTGTATTTGGCAATCTCTGTTTTATCAATGATAAAAACAAAATCACACGCTATTGGATAGGATCAAAATATACGCCCTATGCGTTTTTTTTGGGATGGCATCCTGCACATCCAACTTTCTATGCTAAAAGAGAGATTTTTGAACAATTTGGATATTTTAACCTACACTATACAATATCTGCAGATTATGATTTGATGTTGAGATTCTTACAAAAATACAACATTAGCTCCTCATACATTCCACATATTTTAGTAACGATGCGTATTGGTGGAACTTCCAACAAAAGCTTTTTGAATATCATAAAAGCAAATCTTGAATGTTTTCAATCTTGGCGAAACAACAAACTTTCATTTTTTCCAATCTTCATCATTCTAAAACCAATAAGAAAGCTAATCAGCGTTTTTAAGGCAAAATTTTTTAGTTCCTTTATATAGCAATTAGTTGTTTTGCAAAACTCTTAGATAGTGAAGGAATTGACACAAAATATTTTTATCCCCAAAAGGAGCAACACGATGAAATAAGTTTTTTGCTTATTGCCAGAATGCTCTGGGATAAAGGGGTTGGGGATTTCATAGAAGCCATTAGAATCTTAAAAGATATAGAATAATGCTTCAAGTTTTTAATCAAAATATGTGGTAGAAGGCAAAATTATTGGGGAAAAGTGCCAAAAGCGATGAACTTTTTGCAAATTTGCAGAGTGCAACGCAATGCCTACAAGAAAACTTCAGAACAAACCTCATTCTCTTTTGAAAACAAGCCAAGTTTGAGAAACACAAGTGTGCTTTGCCCACATTAAGATTCAAAAACAAAACCATAGATTCAACAAAATCATTTCCAAAGCTCATTTTGCAAACATCATTTGCTAGTCATTTTGTGCGACTAGTTTCTGCTCTTGATGTTAGCTTGAGAGGCTCTATACTCTTTGGTGATTCTTGATTTGTTTGCTAGTTTTTGGGAGTTGGTTTTGCAGAAGCACACTTTCTAGTCACCAATTCTCACTTTGCTTTTTTTCTTATAAGGGGGACAAGGGGGTTTATTGCGAGGCACCCCCCTTGTCCCCCTTAAAATCCCCCAAACCCCTGCCCGCTTTTTGTGTGACAACCCAACGATAGAGTGCAATGTTTGAGCTTGATTCTTGTTTGTTGGTTTTTTGATTTGAAACTAGATTCTAGTTTCTTGTTTTTGTTTAGATTCTTTAAATTCTCAGAATATTTGGAATCTTTTTGAAAGCATTTTTGATTCTTTGGATTCTTGGATTCTTGGAATCTTTGTAAAAAATTTTGTTTTTGATTTTTAGTATATCTTTGCAAACTCTCAAAAAACTCTAATCAATTATCAACCCTCACTATTTCAATATAAGCACAAACAACTGCTTCCCAAACTAACCTTGTAGAACCCAAAAAAGATTCCAAGTCAATGTAATCTTGAACGAGCCTTGCTAATGCAATGCTGGGGTTATGGGGGTTGTTAAGGGGGATAAGGGGAACGCTTGCTATAAGTTCCCCTTGCCCCCCTTAAGAGAGATCCTAGGGGATTCTAGAATTGCATAAAGGGTACTTTGCTCAAGCCAACTTGAAAAGAAAGAATTCAAGCCGAGCCTGAAACACCAAAAGCCGTGCTTTCCCCAAAGCAACTCAAAGAAAAAGAATCCCAAGAGATTCTAGAATCGCTAAAACAGATTCCCAAACCTTTGATGTTGCACTTTGCAACCCCCCAAACGATAGACTTCGCAACACCACCCATTCTCCTCTCAAAAATGCTACAATACCTGCCTTATCAAATACTTACACAAGGAGTGCTTATGTCAAACTGGAATCACGGCTATGTGACAGACATTACCTACACAAAAGGCTATTATGCCACCCTCAACCCCCTAAGAATCAAGCTCTGCTTCCTAGCTCAAAAGCTTCTGCCTCCCAAAATTGACACTGCGTGTGAATTGGCATTTGGGCAGGGGATCACGCTCAATTTCAATGCTGCAAGTGGCAATGCCTCGTGGTATGGCACAGATTTCAATCCCTCTCAAGCTGCCTATGCACAAAGCATTGCAAATATTTCTGGGGCTGATGTGAAAATCTATGATGATTCCTTTGAGGAGTTTTTGAATCGCAAAGATTTGCCCCAATTTGATTTCATCGCATTGCACGGGATTTATAGCTGGGTTTCTCCTGAAGTGCGTGAGCAAATCGTCAATTTTCTCCGCCAAAAACTCGCAGTAGGTGGTGCTTGTCTCATCAGCTACAACTGCCAACCCGGTTGGGCTGCTATGGCTCCGATGCGTGATTTGTTGCGTGCGTATGCCACTTACCTCACACCTAGTGGCAAACCAAGTGCAGTGCGTGCAAGAGAGGGATTGGAGTTTGTTGGTGAGTTACTCGCCCTACCCTCTACAGAATCGATCAAAAACCCCCAAAGCATTGCAATGCTCCAAACCTTGCAAAAAATGGATGATGTGTATCTCGCACACGAGCTACTAAATGAATATCAAGTTTCTCTCAATTTCTTACAAATGAGCCAACAACTCCAAGGTGCCAAGCTAGATTTTGCTTCATACTGCAATTATGCCAACCACCTCATTGGG
This window contains:
- a CDS encoding UDP-glucose dehydrogenase family protein, with protein sequence MKITIVGSGYVGLVSGACFAQMGNCVTCFDVDTHKITALNQASIPIYEPGLKEIVQENLNKNLFFTTNPQDAYKDALVIFIAVGTPMGEDGSADLSYVLAVAKQIGAYIDSYCVIVDKSTVPIGTATLVKETISSELKKRKIHIDFDVISNPEFLKEGKAIADFMSPDRIVIGSDSSKATQIMQELYTPFTLKKERFITMDIKSAEMTKYAANAMLATKISFINEMSQICEKVGADINAVRIGIGSDPRIGYDFIYPGIGYGGSCFPKDIQALEKIAKDVKLQPKILQAVQAVNQEQKIHFVHKITQYFGEKLEGKTFAIWGLSFKPETDDMRESPSLFILRSLHQMGAKLQAYDPKAMENAKFYLKDLKNLSYFQDKYLALQDCDALCVLTEWQEFRSPDFTRIASNLKAKIIFDGRNIYTNCDFEKFDLTYRCIGKIDV
- a CDS encoding glycosyltransferase family 2 protein, whose product is MFSIVTVVYNDVSHILETIRSVTSQTYHKIEYILIDGWSNDGTKEAILEYLHSNTQITLQNQTDSKLYIEALHFQYPNLSFKFLSEKDEGIYDAMNKGIALATKEWINFMNCGDRFYDCNVLEKISKENISQYDVVYGDTQIIYNHQAKRVVLAPIHCSNIRLMFRNCCHQSFFLKTKIQKQYPFDLMFKIAADYNTIHTILDNKYNFKKIDIVIASFANGGASDSAKLSCTNEIFKIAMQHNLNSPIILTKIILFYYPYATIKRLIKIYLPKKILTPLIALYQKTKHVS
- a CDS encoding class I SAM-dependent methyltransferase — encoded protein: MSNWNHGYVTDITYTKGYYATLNPLRIKLCFLAQKLLPPKIDTACELAFGQGITLNFNAASGNASWYGTDFNPSQAAYAQSIANISGADVKIYDDSFEEFLNRKDLPQFDFIALHGIYSWVSPEVREQIVNFLRQKLAVGGACLISYNCQPGWAAMAPMRDLLRAYATYLTPSGKPSAVRAREGLEFVGELLALPSTESIKNPQSIAMLQTLQKMDDVYLAHELLNEYQVSLNFLQMSQQLQGAKLDFASYCNYANHLIGLQLSNDEKQLLSQTSNNRTIYEMLKDLMFATSFRSDYFAKGAVQLSDAQCNEELNKLQIVLSHPFEQLDYTLQTHRGTLKLNQDFYEPLFDAIKNYEPISVAELRETLASKLKREVQFTEMIESLIALGQKEYVKLVQEKDKVAQAMPQTQRLNTYILEQAFHSPNSINHLISPLTAEAVSFNRFELIAIYASLHKKSQNERVELIMQQLKKQGEKISKDGKALSDAEVKQELEKQIQNIQAWIPVLQKLQILS
- a CDS encoding glycosyltransferase family 2 protein is translated as MCPKISVITTTFNSQETIKDTLQSILEQNYKNIECIIIDGASQDQTLNIIQKYKEKFDSNHIDLKIFSEKDKGIYDAMNKGIQKASGDVIGFLNSDDFFFSPDTLLHIAKAFNAQKTDCVFGNLCFINDKNKITRYWIGSKYTPYAFFLGWHPAHPTFYAKREIFEQFGYFNLHYTISADYDLMLRFLQKYNISSSYIPHILVTMRIGGTSNKSFLNIIKANLECFQSWRNNKLSFFPIFIILKPIRKLISVFKAKFFSSFI